In Heteronotia binoei isolate CCM8104 ecotype False Entrance Well chromosome 1, APGP_CSIRO_Hbin_v1, whole genome shotgun sequence, the genomic window AGGAATTTTGCAGTAAAGTAGCAATCTAAAGTACTGTAAGTCTCATCATGATTTTTTTCTGCCCAGTTCTCTTGCTTGTGAGTACTGAGATTTTAAGGGATAGAGAAAGCAAacaagaaagaaggaaaacagcCAATGAAGAAAGAGTTGTAAAACTAAGTTTACTCCAGAAGGAGTTAACTAACTCAGGACAAGTGCTGGATCCTGTGCGGTCTTGCAGCTTCTCATATCTTGCCTTGGGAGAAAAGCCTGCATGCATATTTCCTTTCTCTATAAGGAAAAAGGGCttgagacttttttttaaaaaatgaagtaaaAATTGAGCACTTCATAGAAGGGACAGAGCCTACTGCCCCTCTGTAACTGCAGGCCTGATGGCTGCAGGTCTCGCCCACCCCACGTTCTCACACTCGGCTTTCATCTGGTTTTGCAAAGCTGCCTGTCCTTataaaggcaggaaaggaggagcAGGAAATGGAGCCAATCATAGCAGCCCCCTTCTTGGGCATCCCTGCCTGCTGCAGCTCTTCCAGGACCTAGGAAGTGACTCTTTTCTTCTGTCCTGTTGGCCAGGCCCAAATCTAATGATGCTTCTGTTCCCCATTGCAGCAGGCCACCAGGGACAGATACTTAGTTTCCCTTGTGAATGGGCACCCAAAAAATCACTTGGCCCCTGAGGATTATGATTTCTCATCTGTGTCCCAATTACAGATTGAGGAGGAATTGTGGGAAGAGGAATTCATAGAACGTTGCTTCCAAGAGAtgctggaagaggaggaagaacatgaGTGGTTTATCCCAGCAAGAGATCTCCCGCAGACAATGGATCAAATCCAGGGCCAGTTTAATGATCTTGTTATCAGTGATAGTTCATCACTGGAAGATCTGGTGGTAAGTTTGTTGTTTGAACTTAACGGTTAACCAAGCACCTTTCTTCAAAAAACTGTCTTTCCCCTTGCTAGGTGTTTGAATATACCCAGTAGGGTTGGCATGTCTCTCAGTTGACCAGTCACCTGTGTTCAGTGGTCTGCCTTTCTGACCATAGTCAAACATTAGCAGATATTCCATGAAGTGAGGAATGCCATTGTGTAAAATacaatatacttttaaaaatgtaattttttttcagCAAGCAGTCAGCCAGACCTGACAATACAGTGCTACTTCTTCTAGAAGCCATCTGTTAAATAACTGCAGGCCTTTGTCTTCAAAGAGAATGGGTGTGGTACCTGTATCATGCACCaacttttgattgttttaatagtTCCTTTTACTTTGTTTTAGATCCCTTGTAATCTCAAAGTTAAGAAATTTTTTGAAACTGAAAACCGGCCCCTAGGGTTCCAGGATGAAAGCTAAATAAAAGATTCCATGAAGTTGTTACGATTATAGAAATTTTGCCCAACGTTAACACATTACATTTTAAGTATCATTTTTTCTTAATAATTGATTTGTTTTTGTAATTTATTTACTAtatttgtattctgcctttctctccagtggtgGGGATGCAAAGCAGCTtccctcattctcctctcctcctaaTTAGCATATGTATTGAGCCTGCTGATGATTAAATGACTTCTTCCTTTTAATGTTATTTTTACGTTTACCAATTACGTGGCGATGGTGGTGGCAGCTGACTGGATAGATCTGTTTTGGTCAACCATACAGATGACTGTAAAGCACGCCTCCCTCATTTGTTCCTGTGGATCCATGAGAAAAATCCCCTTTGCAGTTTAGGTATCCCTCCCTGCACTCCCAGGCATATATATATgaatacataaaacaatatagTTATGGATATATGAATATGCTGTGGATAATTGACCACTCATGACAGTATTATTAAGAAAATCAATAGATTTCTGAGCCACAACTTTAAaacaaacccttgtcagggacttgtaccAGACACCTAGCCTGTTTTTAATGACACTCTTTAACTAGTTTatgttgttttttaatgtttacaGACTTGGTTTAAATTATTAACGTGTAAAATTTTTTATTATGTTTGTACACCTCCTTGCTCTCAAACAAGATGGCACAGAAGTTTTTCTAAATAATATTATAATACTTTAGCTTGAAACCTTTTGGTCTAGAAATGGCATCTGGATATACCTAGTATAGGAGCAACTACATGCCTCTGGGGATGTAATCTGATGATCATATAACTGAGCTTTTAGCATACAGAAAGAAGGTTGGCTCCTGAGCACTGTCAACAGAAAGTGGTGGGTCTTTgccacattcccttcctctagaAGCCCTTTCTGACCACCACAGGGTAGCTTCTTGATGTTGTGGGACCTGTGTGGACTGAAATCCATGAAGATTGAAGGGCTCCATTGGACAGAGGGGAAATAGTTGTTCAGAACCCAGAACAGTGTCTAAAGATCAGTAGCATGGAATAGGGCAGAGCTGTGGATCATAGGCCTGGTTACAAACAGGTCAAAACACTCTTGCCAAATATTTCTGCTCCTTCCAGAAAAAAGAACCAGGATTTTAATAGATACTTGCTATAAGTTTGAGAATTCTCATTACTGAActacagagccagagagccttgtgaAGTTCTTTGCATACCAGACTTTCCTTTTGGCTTTAGTAGAGAGTGCTTTTAAGTATTTAAGAACGATGCTCCACAGTAGACATGATTTTCGGAGGGGGAGGGAGTTGTGGTTGGTTTTGCTAATTCTGATCAACTCTTGCAACCATGAAAGGCATACTTTGTGTTCTCTATTCTGAGTCTAacatttttttgttttcctttccccAGGTCAAGAGTAATCTCAATCCAAACGCAAAGGAGTTTGTTCCTGGGGTGAAGTACTAAATATATGAGTAGACTGGGCCCTCTTGGTGGATGTAGCACAATTTCCACACTGTGAAGCCAGTATTAGAAGATTTAATTGTTAAAACGCTCTCTCTTCTTGTCACTGTGTTACACTTACGCATTGCCAAAGTTTTGTTAGTCTTGCATGCTTAATAAAAGTGCTGAGACTGTTATTAAGTCAATTGCTGTCAGAGGTTAATGAAATGGAAAAAAGGAAACACAGCATTTGGACCCAGgcttttcttcttctactactttttTTTTGTGAAGGAAGACAGTGAGGTAGGAAGGCACCAGTCAAGTTGAGAAAagtaccagatttttttttttaaaagctcttgCAAAAATTCTGTGTCTCAGAAGGGTTCAGACTTTGACAAAAAGTAGTCTGTTTTTAACAAAAGGATACGAGTTGGTGCTGCTAAGCACCCCACATGCCTTAACATGACAAGTAAAAGCAAGGTTATCTGATTATGCAGATTAgctgaactgcagtactgctacTAACTCTTCCCCTTATCAAGTGAAACTTCATGCTCTTCTCTTTCAAGAAGAATGTGAACAGTATATTATACCTGAAACTTGTTTTTGACAGACTGTGCAGAGTTCTTTACCTTGGCTACAGATCTgttttggggagtggggtgggaggaaatgaCTGGCAGATGAGATTGTTGTTCTCAGCAAGCTATCATGTCAGAGTGTCTGTCCCACTTCTGAATATATAGCAAAAATGATGAGAGGTTGTGCATCACAATTTCTTCCAGGAATCCAGAAACCATGGCACTGCCTACGTAAAAAAATCTGCAACCTTAAAAGAGTTGAGTTTACCTGTAAAGCATTAGCATTAGTGATTTGAGTGGTGCTTTCCCCTTGCTTTGTTTAATCATCACTACACCCAATAGTCTAcagcacaactttttaaaaaagaaaatacagcTAGAACAGTTTTGGCTTCATAAACTTCATATTTGGGTAGCATAAGCTGCCATACATGTTCAGTGTGAATAGTGTTTAAGTTGAAAATAttgtaaaaaaattatattttttcaaaaatatttaaaaaaaataaataatagtaGAAACAACTCCTTGGCGATCTCCTGAGTGTTCCATCTTGTTCGGATTGTGTTGGGTGCCTTTGGGAGGAGAGGGGCAACAGGCTTGGCTCAAGGAAAGGACATAATGAATGCTATTTCTGTCAGCAGAATTGAATTAGGTATAGAATTGCTTCTAGTTGGTTTGCTCTTTTTAAAGGTGTTTCCGTACATAAATGTCAACACCAGCTGCTTTTGCCAGTTAAGTGGGCTTTCCTTACCTTCTTCAACCCCACACTCAGTTAAGTGCTAATAAATCCATTAAAGCCTATATGATTAGATGCAGGGTAGCAGAAACACTTCCTGTACAGGATCAGTTATATTGGTTGCTTCTCAAGTTGTTCAGTATTACAGTTAGCAAACTTAATAGTAGACAGAGTGGAGCTATGTTCCTCTTAAGCTGTATTGGTTAGCAGCTCAGTCCCTTGGTTTTAAAATAAAGGCTGTTTAAATATGCCAGAATTCAAAACTGAAAAGAGTAAAGGCAGGCGAGCGAGCAGATCCAGTCCTTTTTCATGTATCATAATAGTGCAAGTCATCACATCACTTGTGCTTCTTAACATTCCCTATCCAGCTACAGTAGATGTAGAATTCAAGTCattattcatat contains:
- the PAIP2 gene encoding polyadenylate-binding protein-interacting protein 2 isoform X2; protein product: MKDPSRRSTSPNIISENVIMNGHSHEDDNPFAEYMWMENEEEFNRQIEEELWEEEFIERCFQEMLEEEEEHEWFIPARDLPQTMDQIQGQFNDLVISDSSSLEDLVVKSNLNPNAKEFVPGVKY
- the PAIP2 gene encoding polyadenylate-binding protein-interacting protein 2 isoform X1, with product MMKFPRLKLKGATMKDPSRRSTSPNIISENVIMNGHSHEDDNPFAEYMWMENEEEFNRQIEEELWEEEFIERCFQEMLEEEEEHEWFIPARDLPQTMDQIQGQFNDLVISDSSSLEDLVVKSNLNPNAKEFVPGVKY